Proteins co-encoded in one Cupriavidus taiwanensis genomic window:
- a CDS encoding GDP-L-fucose synthase family protein, producing the protein MNQALAARPRIFVAGHRGMVGSAIERALRAQGGADIVTRTHAELDLCDQAQVQAFFASQRIDAVYLAAARVGGIHANHTYPAEFIHQNLAIATNVIHAAWQAGVRRLLFLGSSCIYPRLAPQPIREASLLTGALEPTNAPYAIAKIAGIMLCDSYNRQYGTDFRCVMPTNLYGPGDNYHPDNSHVIPGLVRRFHDARLAGSARVSVWGTGKPLREFLHADDLARACLHVMALSAPAYREAAPAGFLNVGSDDEVSIGALAALVAQVTGYRGDIAFETDKPDGTPRKRLDSSAIMRTGWRARIALRDGLRGVYEEACRTGTLPGGVAAALA; encoded by the coding sequence ATGAACCAGGCCCTGGCAGCGCGTCCGCGCATCTTTGTCGCAGGCCACCGCGGCATGGTCGGCTCGGCCATCGAGCGCGCCCTGCGCGCGCAGGGCGGCGCCGACATCGTCACGCGCACGCACGCCGAGCTGGACCTGTGCGACCAGGCGCAGGTGCAGGCGTTTTTCGCCAGCCAGCGCATCGACGCGGTCTACCTGGCCGCCGCGCGCGTCGGCGGCATCCATGCCAACCATACCTACCCCGCCGAGTTCATCCACCAGAACCTCGCCATCGCCACCAACGTGATCCATGCCGCCTGGCAGGCCGGCGTGCGGCGGCTGCTGTTTCTGGGATCGAGCTGCATCTACCCGCGCCTGGCGCCGCAGCCGATCCGCGAAGCATCGCTGCTGACCGGCGCGCTGGAGCCTACCAACGCGCCCTACGCCATCGCCAAGATCGCCGGCATCATGCTGTGCGACAGCTACAACCGCCAGTACGGCACCGATTTCCGCTGCGTGATGCCGACCAACCTCTATGGGCCCGGCGACAACTACCACCCCGACAACAGCCACGTGATACCGGGACTGGTGCGCCGCTTCCACGACGCCCGCCTGGCCGGCAGCGCGCGCGTGTCGGTGTGGGGCACCGGCAAGCCCTTGCGCGAATTCCTGCATGCGGACGACCTGGCGCGCGCCTGCCTGCATGTGATGGCACTGTCCGCACCGGCCTACCGCGAGGCCGCGCCCGCGGGCTTCCTCAACGTCGGCAGCGACGACGAGGTCTCGATCGGCGCGCTGGCGGCACTGGTGGCGCAGGTCACCGGCTATCGGGGCGACATCGCCTTCGAAACCGACAAGCCCGACGGCACGCCGCGCAAGCGGCTCGACAGCAGCGCCATCATGCGCACCGGCTGGCGCGCGCGCATTGCCCTGCGCGACGGCCTGCGCGGCGTCTACGAAGAGGCCTGCCGCACCGGCACCTTGCCCGGCGGCGTCGCGGCCGCACTGGCCTGA
- the gmd gene encoding GDP-mannose 4,6-dehydratase, whose translation MGANELDTLGHITATGPERAPPRGRNGIRRALITGITGQDGSYLCELLLAKGYEVHGIKRRSSLFNTERIDHLYQDPQAQERRLILHHGDMTDTASLVRVVQQSQPDEIYNLAAQSHVQVSFEEPEYTANTDAIGTLRLLEAIRILGMEKLTRFYQASTSELYGLVQEIPQKETTPFYPRSPYAAAKLYAYWITVNYREAYGMYACNGILFNHESPVRGETFVTRKITRAIARIALGLQETLYLGNLSALRDWGHARDYVEMQWLMLQQPAAEDFVIASGEQHSVREFVQRAARELGITITFHGSGVDEVGIVEHVDPPARGGGIAPACKPGEIVVRVDPRYFRPTEVETLLGDASRARERLGWSPRIGFAELVREMIEADYAAARRDALVRLAGFQAFNHLE comes from the coding sequence ATGGGCGCAAACGAGCTGGACACACTCGGTCATATCACCGCCACCGGCCCGGAGCGGGCCCCGCCACGCGGGCGCAACGGCATCCGGCGCGCGCTGATCACCGGCATCACCGGACAGGACGGCTCGTACCTGTGCGAACTGCTGCTGGCCAAGGGCTATGAAGTCCACGGCATCAAGCGGCGCAGCTCGCTGTTCAACACCGAGCGCATCGACCACCTGTACCAGGACCCGCAGGCGCAGGAGCGCCGGCTGATCCTGCACCACGGCGACATGACCGACACCGCCAGCCTGGTGCGCGTGGTGCAGCAGTCGCAGCCGGACGAGATCTACAACCTCGCCGCGCAGAGCCACGTGCAGGTCTCGTTCGAAGAGCCCGAGTACACCGCCAACACCGACGCCATCGGCACGCTGCGCCTGCTGGAGGCGATCCGCATCCTCGGCATGGAAAAGCTCACGCGCTTCTACCAGGCCTCCACCTCCGAACTCTACGGGCTGGTGCAGGAAATCCCGCAGAAGGAGACGACCCCGTTCTATCCGCGCAGCCCCTATGCCGCGGCCAAGCTCTATGCCTACTGGATCACGGTGAACTACCGCGAGGCCTATGGCATGTACGCCTGCAACGGCATCCTGTTCAACCATGAAAGCCCGGTGCGCGGCGAGACCTTCGTCACCCGCAAGATCACGCGCGCGATCGCGCGCATCGCGCTGGGCCTGCAGGAAACGCTGTATCTGGGCAACCTGTCGGCGCTGCGCGACTGGGGCCATGCGCGCGACTACGTCGAGATGCAGTGGCTGATGCTGCAGCAGCCCGCGGCCGAGGACTTCGTCATCGCCAGCGGCGAGCAGCACAGCGTGCGCGAGTTCGTGCAGCGCGCGGCGCGCGAGCTGGGCATCACCATCACCTTCCATGGCAGCGGCGTCGACGAGGTCGGCATCGTCGAGCATGTCGATCCGCCCGCGCGCGGCGGCGGCATCGCGCCGGCGTGCAAGCCGGGCGAGATCGTGGTGCGGGTCGATCCGCGCTACTTCCGGCCCACCGAGGTGGAAACGCTGCTCGGCGATGCCAGCCGCGCGCGCGAACGCCTGGGCTGGAGCCCGCGCATCGGCTTCGCCGAACTGGTCAGGGAAATGATCGAGGCCGACTACGCCGCGGCGCGCCGCGACGCGCTGGTCAGGCTGGCCGGCTTCCAGGCCTTCAACCATCTTGAGTAG
- a CDS encoding glycosyltransferase family 2 protein, with product MQASTFLPSFSVCVSTRDHPEGLRRTLQSIAASTMPPHQLLVCDDSSHDATRALMRDAYPGIACLDGPRRGAAASRNRLLRAASGTHVLFLDDHATLGPTFLQQMGERLADDFIYRVAAGGDADALVLAGTAMCAGECLRPLRQDFLGQPLRQPPRRAARARPLCAVVLSSTVFPRALLERLPFDEGLDADYDVADLAGRAVYGCGCRIELVPSAVNQLDAQRPPPCAGTPAADAARMVTMLHRYGRSQHRHDKAALFLMLALPHNLGQHLQRSGWRGVAPFWSTTRLLWQHLRLAPGHDGAAGRAGAEVTTPMPRT from the coding sequence ATGCAAGCCAGCACGTTCTTGCCCAGCTTTTCCGTGTGCGTCAGCACGCGCGATCATCCGGAGGGCCTGCGCCGGACCTTGCAGTCGATCGCGGCCTCGACCATGCCGCCGCACCAGTTGCTGGTCTGCGACGACAGCAGCCACGACGCCACGCGCGCGCTGATGCGCGACGCTTACCCTGGCATCGCCTGCCTCGACGGTCCACGGCGCGGCGCCGCCGCCAGCCGCAACCGCCTGCTGCGCGCGGCCAGCGGCACGCACGTGCTGTTTCTCGACGACCACGCCACGCTGGGGCCGACCTTCCTGCAGCAGATGGGCGAGCGCCTCGCCGACGACTTCATCTACCGGGTCGCCGCGGGCGGCGATGCCGACGCGCTGGTGCTGGCCGGCACGGCGATGTGCGCCGGCGAATGCCTGCGCCCGCTGCGCCAGGATTTCCTCGGGCAGCCGTTGCGCCAGCCGCCGCGCCGGGCCGCGCGGGCGCGGCCGCTGTGCGCGGTGGTGCTGTCCAGCACGGTGTTCCCGCGCGCGCTGCTGGAGCGGCTGCCGTTCGACGAGGGCCTCGATGCCGACTACGACGTCGCCGACCTGGCCGGACGCGCGGTCTATGGCTGCGGCTGCCGCATCGAGCTGGTTCCCAGCGCGGTCAATCAGCTCGATGCACAGCGGCCGCCGCCATGCGCCGGAACCCCGGCCGCGGATGCCGCGCGCATGGTCACCATGTTGCACCGCTACGGCCGCAGCCAGCACCGCCACGACAAGGCCGCGTTGTTCCTGATGCTGGCCCTGCCGCACAACCTGGGCCAGCACCTGCAGCGCAGCGGCTGGCGCGGCGTGGCGCCGTTCTGGTCCACCACGCGCCTGCTGTGGCAGCACTTGCGGCTTGCGCCGGGCCACGACGGCGCCGCAGGGCGCGCCGGCGCCGAGGTCACGACGCCGATGCCGCGCACCTGA
- a CDS encoding helix-turn-helix transcriptional regulator — MNALLIEEHPLLRLGLLQMLENIQESAQVAAVAPADIARLDARHQNADLLVFGMPADPAPGWVLLEQARQTLAPQRILILADALPLHVPSADSARGICGCLPKSASLAVIEAAIRMAVSGVQGLLFTADTGTLPSASRSAMPATQSLASAAPLPLSNAHPAQTPGEQLALAPCASTPRAALRTTVALRDLTELRPGQPLSAPAPAAVAPTPAAMPLTEEEPGYDEAEMLKITPRQYEVLVLLARGYPIKTVSRMLNISVATVKSHACTLYQRLKVRNKGEAVYAALQRGATLEWVSGDERITRETNGAGVAPRRNEPPCQAVRPAV, encoded by the coding sequence ATGAATGCGTTGCTGATCGAGGAGCATCCGCTGCTCCGGCTCGGGCTATTGCAGATGCTCGAGAACATCCAGGAATCCGCGCAGGTGGCGGCCGTTGCACCCGCGGACATCGCCAGGCTGGACGCCCGGCACCAGAACGCGGATCTGCTCGTATTCGGCATGCCCGCCGACCCTGCGCCCGGCTGGGTGCTGCTGGAACAGGCGCGGCAGACGCTCGCGCCACAACGCATCCTGATCCTTGCCGACGCCCTGCCCTTGCACGTGCCGAGCGCGGACAGCGCGCGCGGCATCTGCGGCTGCCTGCCCAAGTCCGCCTCGCTGGCGGTGATCGAGGCCGCCATCCGCATGGCCGTGTCGGGCGTGCAAGGGCTGCTCTTCACTGCCGACACGGGCACCCTGCCGTCGGCATCGCGCTCGGCGATGCCCGCCACGCAGTCACTCGCCTCGGCTGCGCCGCTGCCGCTCAGCAACGCGCATCCGGCCCAAACGCCGGGGGAGCAGCTGGCGCTGGCGCCCTGCGCCAGCACCCCGCGCGCCGCGCTGCGTACCACCGTGGCGCTGCGCGACCTGACCGAGCTGCGGCCCGGCCAGCCGTTGTCCGCGCCGGCCCCGGCGGCGGTCGCGCCCACGCCCGCGGCCATGCCGCTGACCGAGGAAGAACCCGGCTACGACGAGGCTGAGATGCTGAAGATCACACCGCGACAGTACGAGGTGCTGGTGCTGCTGGCGCGCGGCTATCCGATCAAGACCGTCAGCCGCATGCTCAACATCTCGGTGGCGACGGTGAAGAGCCACGCCTGCACGCTGTACCAGCGGCTCAAGGTGCGCAACAAGGGCGAGGCCGTCTACGCCGCCCTGCAGCGCGGCGCCACGCTGGAATGGGTCAGCGGCGACGAACGCATCACGCGCGAAACCAATGGCGCCGGGGTGGCGCCAAGGCGCAACGAACCGCCGTGCCAGGCGGTCAGGCCGGCGGTCTGA